A window of Oryctolagus cuniculus chromosome 2, mOryCun1.1, whole genome shotgun sequence genomic DNA:
GACACTGAAGAGGTGTGGAGACTGTGAGGTATCAGGTAAGCAAGCAGGGAGGGGCGGTGTTTGGATGCTAGGTGGCTGGGACGATCCTTTAGTTCTTACCACAGCAGCTTGCTTTGTGTGTGCTGCCAACTCTGCTTATCTAATGGGTTTCTTTCTGTACCTTGTGTCCCCTCACACGTTTTACAAACATCGCCAGGTCTTTGTAGGTATTCTGCCTCCTGGCGTGTATCAGTATATGCGTACCCTTCCGTTCTTTCCCCTTGCCCTGTGTGTTCTGGACTGTGGTAGAGTGAAAAGTGCACTGGACTTGGAGTCAAGACCTGGGTCCAGTTTCCACATTTGTTGTCTGAACTTTCCTGATTTCCACTTAACTTTCctggatttcttttcctttttctttttctttatctgtgaGAGGAGAGGGGGGAATGAGGAGCTGGTTCGCAGAGTACTGGGAGGATCCAGTGAGATAAGAAGCAAACAAGTCTGGCAGAGGGGGCTCTCAGTTAGGTGTTGGCGAGTGCGGCTCTGACTCTGCCCTGTCCCACAGGGCACTTCTGTATCTTCAGGAACTGGCTGAAGAGCTCTCGACAACCCTGCCAGCCCCAGTGACCTGTCCTGAGAACCCCGAGGTGGGCAGCCCCACCGCACCGAAGAAGAGCCCGCCACAGGCTGCCTGTCAAGGTGGAGAAGAGGCAGGTAATGCCAGACAGGACGAAGACTTTGTTCTCCAGGTGGCGGCTGAAGATGAGGAAGAAAGTGAGGGCCCAAGTGAGGGCTCATCAGAACCCGAGCCCGTAGCGCCCCGAAGCACCCCGAGAGGGTCCACCTCAGCGGTAAGCTGAACACACAAGAAAGTGAGTGGGGAAGTAAGAGGATTTTTAGCGGGGTCAGCAAGACACCGAGACAGATAGCTTTGGCCTGGTAACTGTGGTAGCCAAAACAAGTGACACAGGAAGGGGACAATGTCAGAACAGTTGAGAAAATATTGGGCAGGTTGCAGAGGGAGAGGTGTATTTGTTTGTATATTGACTGTTCTCTGTTAAGAAACAGAAGTGAGAGGCCTGCTTCACAAGGCTTGTGGTGTCATGAGCActccactgggggtgaaccaaatgcAGTAGGCTGTAGAGAAAGGGGAGTTCACTGCTGGGCTTCACAGAGGCCTGCTGGCTTGCGTCTTGAAGGGGCAAGAGAAGTTTCCCGGAGCTGGCAGCTTCCTCAGAAATCGATTGTGTCTGCAGCATGAGGCCTGGGTAGTGTGAGGGAGGTTGAACTAGACAGGATGAAAGAACTAAGATTGGTAAAAGCCGACAagaattgtttttgtttgtttttaaatcatcataatacatacataacataaaatatactattttaaccatttaaataaataatgtccaattcagtggcatttagtGTATATGCAATGTCatacaaccatcaccactatccatttgcagaactttttcatcatcccaaacagaaactctaagtttttttttaagtagaaaaatagcctgggggccagcattgtggcatagcggggaaagctgccaccggttgtgtcctggctgctccgcttctgatccagttccctgctaatagcttaggaaaaacagcagaaaatggcccaagtgtttgggcctctgccacccatgtgggagacccaaataaggctttggtctggcccagtcccatcctctgtatccatttgaggagtgaaccagccgatggaagaactatctctctcccctctgtccatacctttgactttcaaataaataaaatttttaaaaaggcaaaaaggagggagggagggagggagataacaTGATCAGTTCAACCTATTTTAAGATTGAACTGCAGTTTGCAGTTAGAAGACAACTGCAGTGATCCTGGACCAAGCAGTGAAGGAAGAGAAGGTGGGGGCAGATTGAAGAGCTGTGTAAGGGAATTAGCAGGGCTTGGAGTAGGGGGAAAGGAAGGAGTTGAATAGAAGTTTCCAGTTTAGATGGAAATCAGTAAAAAAGGTGGTAGCATGGTGCTCTGAGCTTGAAACATGGGGAAGTGGGAGGGGGGCTGGTAGGCAGGGGAGATACTGAATTCACTTGGACGTGCCTCTAGGCCATGGGCCATCCTGCTGGAGACACGTGATTGCCAGTTGTATATATGGGACCAGGTCCTCACTTGCCTTAGGTACAACATCAAAGGGAGCACTGAAATGCATTCATCCAGATAAGTGGTATTtcaaatagttctttaaaaaaaagaaaaaaaaaggtttgtttgaAGGGGAGTGtgagaaggggaagaagaaagagaaagatatcttccatctgttggttcactccccaaatggccaggagcctggaattccatctagttctcccatgtgggtggcaggggcgcaggggcccaagcacctggacaatcctccactgctttctcaggcacattagcagggagctggttctgagagcagagcagccagcatcataggcagcagcttaatttgcCATGCTAAAATGCTGGCCCCTcgatgcaaatatttttttttaagacaaagttAATGCAATAAATCCATGttgaacaaaatatcaaaattttaaaggcTGGAACTTTGCTGATTTTTTACTGATTGCCACTGGCTTGGCACAACACCATGTGGTTATAGTACTTTTAGAAAAGTTGAGACAGAGTCAAGTTTACATTTACTGAGATGTAAACTTGATAATCACACATGAAGATGGTAGTCTAACCCCTGGGCATGGTGTGAATTACCAGGAGTGTATGTGGAAAGGTGAGACGCAAACAAGGCATAACACAGCAGACACATCAGAGGAGAAAGAGCCTTGGAGGAGAGGTTGAAGCAGCAGGGAGAGACCCCCACAGGACAGGTGTTCCAAGAAAAGCCTGGAGAAATCATTGTAGTAGTCAAAACATGATCTTTTAAAGATGCTGATAGTCAGTGGTTGGAGGGCAGGTAATGCCAAGGAAAGTAAAAGCTGGGGAAGAAAGCTATCTTCTGGGACTGTTTCCAACCTGGAAAATCCTCTCCTCACATTCTCCTCAATTTGATCCTCAGAAACAGAAACCACACTGCCGGGGGATGGCTCTCAATGGCTTACCCAATCACATCATGGCGCCTGTGTGGAAATGCCTCCATCTCACCAAGGACCTgtgaggctggggcctgggggcctgggggcctggggggagaggggcagtGGGGAAGCTCACGGGCAGTCCAGAAGGGGGCATGGAAGAAAGAGACACACCCACAGGTGGGGCACAGTAGTGATGCTCATTGCTAAAAGACACTGCTCCAGAGGCTGGAGCTCTGGAGCTGTGTggttcaaatgaaatgaaatgaaaagttcGTTGCACAGCTGCAGTAGCCACATTGCAGGTGCCTAGGGGCTGCTTGCAGCTAGCAGCCCACTTGCCTTTGCATCCTCGTAGGGGCTTGTATTGGGCAGCACTGCTCTAGAATCTCTCCTCCGGCTCCACTGATGCCTCTTTTGTTTTTCCAGCCGAGAGCAGAAGCATTCCTACTGGGAGTTTGCTGAATGGATTCCTTTAGCCTGGAAGTGGCACTTGTTATCGGAGCTGTAAGTTGAAGCAACATTCCTGAAGGCGAGGAGGGGGTGACACTGGAGATGGAAGAGTCACAGAGGACTCTGGATGTATGGTGAGAATTCTGGGATGGGTGAAGCTTCCAAATTCAAGCTGTTGTTTGCCTTCCGCCAGTGAGGCAGCGCCCTACCTGCCCCAGGAGGAGAAGTCGCCTCTGTTTTCTGTACAACGGGAAGGGCTTCCTGAAGATGGCACACTCTATAGAATAAACAGGTGAAGATGCACCTCGGGCTTTGTTCTGGTTCTCAGAAACAGGAAACAGCCCTGTCCTCCCACTGGTGCTGGTCCAGTTGGTTCCAAGGATGGGAGTCCTGGCTACAGCTGATCAACCCTCTGATTTGTAGTGCTTGGTGCTGCCAGCCAGACGGAGGGAAACTGGGAAGATTTAGGGTGAAACTGGTTTACAAGGTGGCATCTACTCCAGTGGAACTGGATGGATGAGCCCTAGAGGGAATACTGCAGGAGGCCAGAATGCACAGCCCATCGTCTTTGAAGATGAGCTGGAGCTACACAGattgggaggggaaggaggaagactaTGTGGCCAAGGATGTTCTCATCTGCAGGCTGTTCTGGGTGCACTCTGGATGAATGCAGCTCACACCATCTCAGCTGGACTCCCATCCTGTCCTCATTACCTCTTACTAACTGCTTTCCTCATCTCACCTTTGACTTTCCTCTAGATTTAGCTCCATCACAGCACACCCAGAGCGTTGGGATGTGTCCTTCTTCACGGGCGGCCCACTCTGGGCTCTAGACTGGTGCCCTGTGCCGGAGGGGGCAGCAGCTTCGCAGTACGTGGCCCTTTTCTCCAGCCCAGACATGAATGAAACACACTCACTGAGCCAGATTCATtcaggccctgggctgctgcagctgtGGGGTCTTGGGACCTTGCAACAAGAAAGCTGGTAAGGTGGGGCTGGGACACTGccatgggtgggtgggggagggagagagcagcaTGGAGGCTGGGCAGGTAGGGGAGAAGGGCCCGGGCTAGGCTAAGACCTAGGAGCATGGCTCCAGCAGCACCAGGCCCCTCCCTACCCACTGTCCCCAAATGTGTTTTTCCCCTAGTCCTGGCAACAGGGCCCACTTTGTATATGGGATTGCTTGTGACCACGGCTGCATCTGGGACCTCAAGTTCTGCCCCAGTGGAGCATGGGAACTTCCAAGCACTCCTCGGAAGGTACTCAGTTGAATGTGGGATGGCTTTAGGACTTGGAGCCAGGACAGAGAAGTCTTGGGAGCGCTCTGGAGTTGGAAGAAGGGAGGTTTTCAGGGACCTAAGCCTCAGTGTGTTTTTTGAGAGGTATCTGCAAGCAGCAAGCATCAGCCTAGCTCTGTCTCCCCTCCAGGCTCCTCTCCTCCCCCGGCTGggtctcctggctcttgcctgctCAGATGGGAAGGTGCTGCTGTTCAGTCTACCCCATCCTGAGGCCCTGCTGGCACAGCAACCTCCAGGTGAGTAGCAGAGCAAGGAGAAGAGGAACTGTGgtggcagtggccagagctaggagtGCCTGTCTGTCATACCGAGAGTCCTCGGGCTCAGTCCCTAACACACAGTCTTGCTCTGTCACTCCCCTCAATCCCCcattgtgtgacctcatgctttTGCTCTTgggctgtcatttttttttttttaaagatttatttattttacttgaaagtcacagttacacagagagagagaggtcttccatccgctggttcactccccaattggcctcaatggtcggagctgcgccagtccggagccaggagcttcttccaggtctcccgcacaggtgcaggggcccaaaaacttgggccatcttctactgccttcccaggccatagcagagagctggatcagaagtggagcatccaggtctcgaaccagcgcccatatgggatggcagcactgcaggtggtggttgacccgctatgccgcagtgccactAGTCCTGGGCTGTCTATTTTGCAGTCTTATAACTGCACTCCTTTAGTGCATTGCACCTCCCCcccatttgagagacagagaaactaagagctcccatctgctagttcactccccaaatgccttcagcagcccttggctggggccaaagctaggaactaggaACATAATCCAGATCTCCTTTGTGGGTGATAGGAACACAGCTACTTGAACCATTCTTtagctgctgcctcctccagtgtgtgttggcaggaagctgaagtcaaacAGAAccaagactgaaacccaggtGTTCAGACacgggatgcaagtgtcccagctGGTGGCTTTTATGCCCGCCATTCCCCATTCTTCCATACTCTCAAGCCTTTTCCCTTCCTGTGCCAGCATTAATTGGCTCTGTAAAAAGCTGCTCAGGGCTGAAGCTGACACAGGGCCAATCCCCCTGCCTCACCATCTGGCTGTCCTGTGCTCACCACCACACGTACACAGATGCAGACATCCTGTTTCCTGTGCACAGAGGGAGAATCAGAGCTGATGTGAGCAAGAAGAGGAAGGGGTCAGGGACAGTGGTTCCCGTGTGTAGAATTTATCTGTTCTCAGCAACACTGAGTACTAGAAGGAAAGGGCACCCGGTTTGAGCTGGGCAGGGAAGTCCTGCACTTGGTGTCCTGATGTGGGAGTGGGtagaggaggggacaggaagggaaCACAGTAAGTGCAGATGAGTCCTCCCAGAAGCTTTGCTGTGAAAAGCAACAAATGTGCAAGGTGCCTGGAGTGAATGAGGGCAATGGAAGCTCTGTGTTCGTTTGGACAGGATCCAGGGCATTTCTGTGGGAATATGGGAATGAcccaggaggggagggagcaagTAGATACTGTAGGAGGAAAGGGGGCTAGCTGAACGAGCAAAGGTCTGGAGAAGGTGAGAGATGAGAAGAGAGCAGAGTGGAGGCATTAAACCATTCTGATAGGAGGAGAAATACTCTCAGGAGTAGCAGAAGGAAAGaaggtggggacagagagaaacagatcacAGAGTTGATGGTGGGAAGACAAGGACTTGCTCAAAGGTTGGGGAAGATCATTATCTAGAGGGCAGAGTCTGATCTAAGAGCAGGGCCTGATCAGGAGCTCAGTTCTTCTGCTCTTCTTCCCTCGCAGATGTAATGAAGCCCACCATCTATAAGGTGAGTGAGGAACCTGCTGTCTTAACGGAGGCTCCAGCTTCTGAGAGCCCCACCTTACTGATTCCACAGTGAGTCTCCTGGTACTTCTGAAAAACGCCCTGTCCTGCTGGGTTAAACAAGGCTTTGAGCTTTGTTGTAGACTAGGTGTTCCTAACCTCTTCTTCTGTTCTGCAGGTGCAGTGTGTGGCAACCCTTCAGGTGGGGTCTATGCAAGCTACGGACCCCTCTGAGTGTGGTCAGTGCCTTAGCCTGGCCTGGATGCCTACCAGGCCCCACCATCACCTGGCTGCTGGATATTATaatggtaaaaacaaaacaaaacaaaaggggcCACTGCTTTTTGCAGATATGCTTGGTTTTTGGTTATTGTTTTTCGCTTCACTGTTGTGCATTTTATATAGTTGTAAATATTCAAGCAATgtcaaaacatacaaaaaatgaaatgtcaCTATAATTTCTCTgatcaaaaatataaaagtagaCAATTTCATGCAGTTCTCTGTGTATGCTAAGATGAAAAGATTGAAggaaagaatttataaaaatggGATTATGCTTTATAagctattttaaatgaaaaggtaTTAATTTAATTATACTTTAATAAAGACAAGGAAAAAACACTAAGGTCAAACTGAAAAAATTAGCTAAACACCTAATAAATGTTGCTTCACCACTAGTATTCCTTAAAGATAATTtaagattaaaaaggaaaaaaaaataccatgatGCAGTGGAGTTACGAGGTGGTGGTGGTTTTTAAATGACAGTCTTAGATTGTGCCCAGAAGATAAGGAGATTCGCTCTCTTGCACTTCTTTCTGtatcttccctctctccatctgctgttttgcttTGGGTGGTACTATTCTTACTTTGTTAAGGAGCATGATACCTGACACTGTTCTGCGATCCTAATTCCTAGTTATTTAATGATTGTCTCCACCAGTCTTATCTCAATCTCTTCCTCATTTGCTGAATTATTTATATTGCTTAGCTGTCAGtacattttttttcaagagaGGCAAATAGGTACTATACCCCCTGGGTTTTATGTATAAAAGAGGGTAAGCTACAAGTAACTTTCCCAcctatttaagatttttattgttaatttgccctttatttttatctgttatacaaggatgcttcaaaatgttcatgggaaatggaattaaaagaaatttagggacaggtgttgtgggttaggccactgcctgggacatgcctaccccataccagagtgctgctttgagtcctggtacctccacttctggtgcagcttcctgctgctgcattctgggaggcagccgtggtggctcaagtgcttgagccccttctgtccactggggagacctggatgtagttccaggctcctggcttcatattggtctaccccagctgttgtgggtatttgcagagtgaatcagcaggtggaagatatcttcTCTCTTgttttacctttcaagtaaataaatatttctttaaaaaattgtttattttggtgcaaaaaattttgaaatacaagaAGAGGAGGGGTTTAAAGTTCATGGAAccatgtattataaaaaaactatgcatgaatttcaaaaaattctgcaccaaaataaacttaccttttaaccccattttttttttttatctttaaaagatttatttatgtatttgaaagtcagagttacaaagagagaaagagagggaaatcttccatcactCCCGCAATGGCCTCAACGACCAagggaagctaggagccaggaaattctggtctgccacatgggtgcaggggcccaaggacttgggccgtcttctgctgcttccccaggtgcattagcagggagctggatcagaagcagagcagatgggacttgaaccagtacccatatgggataccaatgtcAGCAGTAGATTGacctggtacaccacaatgctggccccagggtttatgcttttaaaaagtccCTTACTTTGATTTAATAGGGAGTAGAGGCTACTGTGTGCATTTAACCTATTGCATCAGTTGCAAACTAGCTGTTACTTTTTTGTTGATGGAAATTGGGACTAAAATGTCAGATTGAGCCTTTAAACCATGGAGGTAGTATTGGGTAGCTAATTGTGATTCCCCATGGTATTTCAGATCTGAGGGTAGAAAATGGTCCTAGGGCCCATAGAAATAAGAACAAAGAAGAGAGAACCTGTCTGCCTTTAACGCCTACACATTCTGTCCCTCCTTCAGGCATGATCGTTTTCTGGAACCTTCCCACTAACTCACCCCTGCAGCGGATACGGCTCCCAGATGGCTCCTTAAAGCTCTACCCTTTCCAGTGTTTCTTAGCCCATGACCAAGCTGTGCGTACCCTTCAGTGGTGCAAAGCCAACAGGTATACAGTAGAAGAGCTGTGGAGGGGAAGCTGAAGACTGGAACAGGCTGACTCTTCCATATTTGTTCATGTTTGATCTCCCATCTTTTCAGCCATTTTCTAGTCTCTGCAGGGAGTGACCGCAAAATCAAATTCTGGGACCTTCGACGACCATATGAGCCAATAAACTCTATCAAGCGCTTCTTGAGTACAgagctggcctggctgctcccctaCAATGGTGTCACTGTGGCTCAGGACAACTGCTATGCCTCGTACGGCAAGATGGAGATAGGAGTTCTGGGGATAGGCCCTCAAGGGGTTGGGGTGCAGCATGGGTTGGGTTAttggggggaaggggaggtcaAGGTAGTTCACTGGGGTAGTTTGAGTTCTGCAAGGAACTAGGGagaagaaatgttttatttcttttccagttATGGACT
This region includes:
- the GTF3C2 gene encoding general transcription factor 3C polypeptide 2, which translates into the protein MDTCGVGCVALGEAGPVGNMTVVDCPGQEALSQLDVKACSEVTSTEASLEMSLPTPLSGCEGSPEEMGLPAEQESLCSLSGQPDLSSEMSKVSKPRASKPGRKKGGRTRKGPKRPQLPNPPPTPLAPGLLDQSNPLPTPMPKKRGRKSKAELLLLKLSKGLEQPESPPPKRPPEDFETPSGERPRRRAAQVALLYLQELAEELSTTLPAPVTCPENPEVGSPTAPKKSPPQAACQGGEEAGNARQDEDFVLQVAAEDEEESEGPSEGSSEPEPVAPRSTPRGSTSAKQKPHCRGMALNGLPNHIMAPVWKCLHLTKDLREQKHSYWEFAEWIPLAWKWHLLSELEAAPYLPQEEKSPLFSVQREGLPEDGTLYRINRFSSITAHPERWDVSFFTGGPLWALDWCPVPEGAAASQYVALFSSPDMNETHSLSQIHSGPGLLQLWGLGTLQQESCPGNRAHFVYGIACDHGCIWDLKFCPSGAWELPSTPRKAPLLPRLGLLALACSDGKVLLFSLPHPEALLAQQPPDVMKPTIYKVQCVATLQVGSMQATDPSECGQCLSLAWMPTRPHHHLAAGYYNGMIVFWNLPTNSPLQRIRLPDGSLKLYPFQCFLAHDQAVRTLQWCKANSHFLVSAGSDRKIKFWDLRRPYEPINSIKRFLSTELAWLLPYNGVTVAQDNCYASYGLCGIHYIDAGYLGFKAYFTAPRKGTVWSLSGSDWLGTIAAGDISGELIAAILPDMALNPINVKRPVERRFPIYKADLMPYQDSPEDQDHSSASSGVPNPPKARTYAETVTHHYLLFQDTDLGSFHNLLHREPMLRMQVGEGHSQLCLDRLQLEAIHKVRFSPNLDSYGWLVSGGQSGLVRIHFVRGLTSPLGHRLQLESRAHFSAMFQPTAPPKGPGFPPASHRLLPGP